Proteins encoded together in one Chitinophaga varians window:
- a CDS encoding RNA polymerase sigma factor has product MVFLWFNYFSGTGMSEQHNNYTEDAFIAQLAAGDHQVFRQLFDWHYKALCYFAGSIISHTHAAEDLVQEAFSKLWDKRGDFQSTASIKAFLFISTRNACLNYLKQQNRLTEREQEFLYHQDGQTTPLPAGFDPLLAETELLQHLYAAIEQLPAQCKRVFKMGYLEGRKNEEIATALNISYNTVRTQKLRAIKLLRSSVLKKQVLPLLPLYLTLLRYYDYKG; this is encoded by the coding sequence TTGGTATTTTTATGGTTCAATTATTTCAGCGGCACAGGGATGAGCGAACAGCATAACAATTATACAGAGGATGCATTTATAGCGCAACTGGCGGCAGGAGACCATCAGGTGTTCCGTCAGCTGTTCGACTGGCACTATAAAGCCCTGTGTTATTTTGCCGGTTCCATCATTTCTCACACACATGCAGCAGAAGACCTGGTACAGGAGGCTTTTTCCAAACTATGGGACAAGCGCGGCGATTTTCAAAGCACCGCCAGTATCAAAGCATTTCTGTTCATCTCCACGCGAAATGCCTGCCTGAATTACCTGAAACAACAAAACAGGCTGACAGAACGGGAACAGGAATTCCTGTACCATCAGGATGGCCAGACCACTCCCCTTCCTGCCGGCTTCGATCCGCTGCTGGCTGAAACAGAGCTGCTGCAGCACCTGTATGCCGCCATTGAGCAACTACCCGCCCAATGCAAGCGGGTCTTTAAAATGGGTTACCTGGAAGGCCGCAAAAATGAAGAGATTGCCACCGCGCTTAATATCTCCTATAATACCGTACGGACCCAAAAACTACGCGCCATCAAACTGCTGCGCAGCAGCGTGCTGAAAAAACAGGTGCTGCCGTTGTTGCCACTTTACCTCACGCTGTTGAGATACTATGACTATAAAGGATAA
- a CDS encoding FecR family protein has protein sequence MGVPDSQQPTTFLQRVAYLISRHQQDQLTASEAEELRAWLDATPENRRFMEQWNDTQWLASKLQSYSQPDVNTAWEAFRAKHLTDANFERAPRKTFRLTWRHWSAAAAVVLLAGTAWYVQRSRPAAPVAQQQQQQTPVLPGTSKAVLTLADGSTIQLDSAGRQVIAQGAASIHQQNGQLRYDIQNPDAAPALNTLTTPRGGQFRVILPDGTAVWLNAASSITYPTAFREGNRQVSITGEAYLEVTSKANHPFQVKINDHTTVDVLGTSFCISAYANENTIRTTLVSGAVKVNTGNTSRTLAPGQQAQITNGNIVVSPTDTAAAIAWKNGEFYFNNADIPAIMRQLERWYDVHAVYEGSIPVRTFQGEIQRNLPLEDILEGLQSTGIRFHMKGRNIIVQP, from the coding sequence TTGGGAGTACCTGACAGCCAACAACCAACTACCTTTTTACAACGGGTCGCCTACCTGATCAGCCGGCACCAGCAGGACCAGCTCACCGCCAGTGAAGCCGAAGAGCTGCGCGCATGGCTGGATGCCACACCGGAGAACCGTCGTTTTATGGAACAATGGAACGACACCCAATGGCTGGCCAGCAAACTGCAAAGTTATTCCCAACCTGATGTCAATACCGCGTGGGAGGCCTTTCGGGCCAAACACCTGACCGATGCCAACTTTGAACGTGCACCACGCAAAACCTTCCGGCTGACATGGCGCCACTGGAGCGCCGCCGCAGCGGTGGTTTTGCTGGCAGGCACCGCCTGGTATGTCCAGCGTTCCCGTCCTGCTGCACCGGTTGCCCAACAGCAACAGCAACAAACGCCCGTGCTGCCCGGCACCAGCAAAGCCGTGCTCACATTGGCCGACGGCTCCACCATACAGCTGGACAGCGCCGGCAGGCAGGTGATTGCACAGGGCGCAGCCAGCATCCACCAACAGAACGGGCAACTCCGCTATGATATACAAAACCCGGACGCAGCGCCGGCACTGAATACACTGACTACTCCCCGTGGCGGCCAGTTCAGGGTAATACTCCCCGATGGCACCGCCGTATGGCTCAACGCCGCTTCTTCCATCACCTACCCCACCGCCTTCCGCGAAGGCAACAGACAGGTAAGCATCACCGGTGAAGCTTACCTGGAAGTAACATCAAAAGCCAACCATCCATTCCAGGTCAAAATCAATGACCACACCACCGTAGACGTACTGGGCACCAGCTTCTGCATCAGCGCCTATGCCAACGAAAACACCATCCGCACCACCCTGGTGAGCGGCGCGGTAAAAGTCAACACCGGTAACACTTCCCGCACCCTTGCCCCCGGGCAACAGGCACAGATCACCAATGGCAACATAGTAGTCAGCCCAACGGACACCGCCGCCGCCATCGCCTGGAAGAACGGGGAGTTCTATTTCAACAATGCAGATATACCCGCCATCATGCGGCAACTGGAAAGATGGTACGACGTACATGCGGTATACGAGGGCAGTATCCCCGTCCGCACCTTCCAGGGCGAAATACAACGCAACCTGCCACTGGAAGACATACTGGAAGGCCTTCAGTCAACAGGCATCCGTTTTCATATGAAAGGAAGAAACATTATTGTACAACCATAA
- a CDS encoding TonB-dependent receptor translates to MRLTVMLLIAATLKVSAGASAQTVSLSARNISMENVFTAVKKQTGYLFFYDRTLLRSTRPVSIQAQQQPLQDFLTEVFKDQPLDYTIKDKTVFIKRRDLPVNAPAVQAPVTGTVKDAAGVSLPGVTVKVKGTSTGTITDADGKFSIKAHAGDVLVITYVGFEPKEITVGNSSTIPVELQPAVNALNETVVIAYGTTSKRFNTGSVSSVKAGDIAANPVMDPLSALQANVPGLLVTSSNGLPGSAFNISIRGQNSVLQANQPLFIIDGVPFITDPLNEFTSANGNQSPLASINPADIERIDVLKDADATSIYGSRGANGVVLITTKRGKAGKTKTEFNVYTGASKVVNMVDMLSTPQYVQMRKEAFKNDNKTYDAETAPDLTIWDQQKTTDWQKLMIGNTGHLTEAQGSVSGGNTQTQFRLGGTFRKETTVMPNNLGFTKGAGSFSIDHSNKDGRFHIGAVANYSTLRDNSIAASLAGFTDMIPNYPVYDSTGNYYWRPDGLNPMAFLLRSSDTRTNNLVAQTDIRYTLLPGLNLKANVGYTRSDMQQTQLVPLKSNNPNTTTTSMANYGNTQANTYIIEPQIDYTTHIGKGDLQVLVGGSWQEALRKGNWVVGEGYSSDAMLENMNAAAKLTSKSNTYALYRYNAVFGKVNYNWDEKYLVNATFRRDGSTRFGPGNRFGNFGAVGAAWIFSKESFMPKGSVLSFGKLRASIGTSGNDNIGDYKYLDSWTSTSFPYDGITGLTPSRLANPNYRWELSHKKEAALELGFFNDRLLINTNYYHNVSENQLLDYKLSPQTGFPSVTRNFPAKVLNSGWEFEVNTINIQQKDFTWRTSFNMSINKNELKEFPNIEASSYKDLMVIGKPLTIQKGFQFAGIDPQTGLALFQSAKGGTTTTPSEPDDFVILGNKLPKFFGGLQNSFSYKGISLQFLFQFVKQEGTSFNYGYGIPYIGSASNQSLYALDRWTAAGNNAGVPKATVGSGAANFRSYAISTEQWGDASFIRLKNLSLRYDLSKYVQKWKLAGASVYGLAQNLFTITGYEGYDPETQGRMMPPLKTYTIGLQLSL, encoded by the coding sequence ATGAGATTAACAGTGATGTTACTGATTGCGGCCACACTAAAGGTTTCTGCCGGCGCTTCTGCGCAGACGGTGTCGCTTTCTGCGCGCAACATCTCCATGGAAAATGTGTTTACGGCTGTTAAAAAACAGACCGGCTACCTCTTTTTTTACGACCGGACGCTGCTACGCAGCACCCGGCCGGTCAGCATCCAGGCCCAACAACAGCCGCTGCAGGATTTCCTGACCGAAGTGTTTAAAGACCAGCCACTGGACTACACGATCAAAGACAAAACCGTTTTCATTAAACGGCGCGACCTGCCTGTCAACGCACCTGCCGTACAGGCGCCCGTGACCGGCACCGTGAAAGACGCCGCCGGCGTGTCCCTGCCAGGCGTAACGGTCAAGGTAAAAGGTACCAGCACCGGTACCATCACCGATGCGGATGGCAAATTCAGCATCAAAGCCCATGCGGGCGATGTGCTGGTGATCACCTATGTAGGATTTGAACCGAAAGAAATTACCGTTGGCAACAGCAGCACTATACCGGTTGAACTACAGCCCGCTGTGAACGCACTGAACGAAACGGTGGTCATTGCCTATGGCACCACCAGCAAAAGATTTAATACCGGTTCTGTCAGCAGTGTAAAAGCCGGTGATATTGCCGCTAACCCGGTAATGGACCCGCTGTCTGCTTTACAGGCCAATGTGCCCGGCCTGCTTGTCACTTCCAGCAACGGGCTGCCCGGCTCGGCTTTTAACATCAGCATCAGAGGCCAGAATTCAGTATTACAAGCCAACCAGCCGCTGTTCATCATCGATGGCGTGCCTTTCATCACAGACCCCCTCAATGAGTTCACCTCCGCCAACGGCAATCAAAGCCCGCTGGCATCCATTAACCCCGCCGACATAGAACGGATCGATGTATTGAAAGATGCAGACGCTACCTCCATCTATGGCTCCAGGGGCGCCAACGGCGTGGTGCTCATTACTACCAAACGCGGGAAAGCCGGTAAAACAAAGACGGAGTTCAATGTTTATACCGGCGCCAGCAAGGTAGTGAACATGGTAGACATGCTCTCCACCCCGCAGTACGTACAGATGCGTAAGGAAGCCTTTAAAAATGATAACAAAACCTACGATGCGGAAACAGCACCCGATCTGACGATCTGGGACCAACAGAAAACCACCGACTGGCAAAAGCTGATGATCGGCAATACCGGTCACCTCACGGAAGCGCAAGGCAGTGTGTCCGGTGGCAATACCCAAACGCAGTTCAGGCTGGGCGGCACCTTCCGCAAAGAGACCACCGTCATGCCCAATAACCTCGGCTTCACCAAAGGCGCGGGCAGCTTCAGCATAGACCATAGCAATAAAGACGGCCGGTTTCATATAGGCGCTGTCGCCAACTACTCCACGCTGCGCGATAATTCCATCGCCGCCAGCCTGGCCGGTTTCACCGACATGATCCCTAACTATCCGGTCTATGACTCCACCGGCAACTACTACTGGAGACCCGACGGCCTTAACCCGATGGCTTTCCTGCTGCGTAGCTCCGACACGCGCACCAATAACCTGGTGGCACAAACGGACATCCGTTACACCCTGTTGCCGGGCCTTAACCTGAAAGCCAACGTAGGCTATACCCGCAGCGATATGCAACAAACGCAGCTGGTACCGCTGAAAAGCAACAACCCCAATACCACCACTACCAGTATGGCTAATTACGGCAATACGCAGGCCAATACCTATATCATTGAACCGCAGATCGACTATACCACCCATATTGGTAAAGGCGACCTGCAGGTGCTCGTTGGCGGCAGCTGGCAGGAAGCGCTCCGCAAAGGCAACTGGGTGGTGGGCGAAGGTTATTCCAGCGACGCCATGCTGGAAAATATGAACGCCGCCGCCAAACTGACTTCCAAATCCAATACGTACGCCCTTTACCGTTATAACGCGGTATTTGGTAAAGTGAACTATAACTGGGACGAAAAATACCTGGTCAACGCTACGTTCCGTCGCGATGGCTCCACCCGCTTCGGCCCGGGCAACCGCTTCGGCAACTTCGGAGCAGTAGGCGCCGCGTGGATTTTCAGTAAAGAATCCTTCATGCCCAAAGGGTCTGTGCTTAGCTTCGGTAAACTGCGCGCCAGCATCGGTACTTCCGGCAATGATAATATCGGCGACTATAAATACCTCGACAGCTGGACATCCACCTCTTTCCCCTACGATGGCATTACAGGGCTCACCCCTTCCAGGCTGGCCAATCCCAACTACCGCTGGGAACTAAGCCATAAAAAAGAAGCGGCCCTGGAACTGGGCTTCTTCAATGACCGGCTGCTGATCAATACCAACTATTACCATAATGTCTCTGAGAACCAGTTACTGGACTATAAACTGTCTCCACAGACAGGCTTTCCTTCCGTCACCCGCAACTTCCCGGCGAAAGTGCTCAACAGCGGATGGGAATTTGAAGTAAACACCATCAATATCCAACAAAAAGATTTCACCTGGCGTACGTCCTTCAATATGTCCATCAACAAAAATGAACTGAAGGAATTTCCCAATATCGAAGCTTCTTCCTATAAAGATCTAATGGTGATCGGTAAACCACTGACCATTCAGAAAGGGTTCCAGTTTGCCGGCATTGACCCGCAAACCGGTCTCGCCCTCTTCCAGAGCGCCAAAGGCGGCACTACCACCACCCCATCTGAACCGGATGATTTTGTAATCCTGGGCAACAAGTTGCCGAAGTTCTTCGGTGGCCTGCAAAACAGTTTTTCCTATAAAGGCATCAGCCTGCAGTTCCTCTTCCAGTTCGTGAAACAGGAAGGCACTTCTTTCAACTATGGTTATGGCATTCCATATATCGGTTCCGCCAGCAACCAGAGCTTGTACGCGCTTGACCGGTGGACGGCAGCAGGAAACAATGCCGGCGTACCCAAAGCCACAGTAGGCTCCGGCGCCGCCAACTTCCGCAGCTACGCCATCTCTACCGAACAGTGGGGCGATGCTTCGTTTATCCGGTTGAAAAACCTCTCCCTGCGTTATGACCTTTCCAAATATGTACAAAAATGGAAACTGGCCGGCGCCAGCGTTTATGGCCTCGCACAGAACCTGTTCACCATTACCGGATATGAAGGTTATGATCCTGAAACACAAGGCAGAATGATGCCTCCGTTGAAAACATATACCATAGGATTACAATTGTCACTCTGA
- a CDS encoding RagB/SusD family nutrient uptake outer membrane protein has protein sequence MKRIYIYITLLAITATMACNKYVDTPLPKNELVSELVFTDDKTATAAVTGLYTDMNGFNYQFANVLLSFLSAMQADEMYYFSAFENYDVFKDNRLVPSSQYVKSMFADQYGFIYHTNACLEGLQKATALSPNIKNQLLGESYFMRAFFYFHLVNMYGDVPLITTTNYEENGLKPRATRAAVYDNIIKDLTDAVSLMGNDYPTGTRVRPNKAAANALLARVYLYNQQWALAEATAGQVIADNKYSLLTDLNKVFLANSGEAIFQLQPVNVASGRNTWEGFTAAPANATATAVFRLDTLNFIRRFEPNDQRLANWTGFRKTSTGATYYFPYKYKIRVGTLGVVTEYSMVMRLAEQYLIRAEARIQQGKLDEGRADLNAIRVRAGIPVLSNTLSKDDLLKAVAKERHLELFTEWGHRWFDLKRTKQSSVVLKPIKGANWQDTDTLYPIPVDATSTNPNLTQNPGY, from the coding sequence ATGAAACGCATTTATATATATATCACCTTACTCGCCATCACCGCCACTATGGCTTGTAATAAGTATGTAGACACTCCCCTGCCGAAAAACGAGCTGGTGTCCGAACTGGTGTTCACTGACGATAAAACTGCTACTGCGGCGGTAACAGGCCTGTACACCGATATGAACGGCTTCAATTATCAGTTTGCCAATGTGCTGCTCAGCTTTTTATCAGCCATGCAGGCCGATGAAATGTATTATTTCTCAGCATTCGAGAACTACGACGTTTTTAAGGACAACAGACTGGTGCCCAGCAGCCAGTATGTAAAGAGCATGTTTGCCGACCAGTATGGTTTTATTTATCATACTAACGCCTGCCTGGAAGGATTACAGAAAGCCACCGCCCTCTCTCCCAATATTAAAAACCAATTGTTGGGCGAGTCTTACTTTATGCGTGCCTTCTTCTATTTTCACCTGGTCAATATGTATGGTGATGTACCGTTGATCACCACTACCAACTACGAAGAGAACGGCCTCAAACCACGTGCAACAAGGGCCGCCGTTTATGATAACATCATCAAAGACCTGACTGATGCCGTGTCCCTGATGGGCAACGATTATCCGACAGGCACACGGGTACGCCCCAATAAAGCTGCCGCCAACGCCCTGCTGGCAAGGGTATATCTGTACAACCAACAATGGGCCCTGGCAGAAGCTACCGCGGGCCAGGTGATAGCAGACAACAAATATTCCCTGCTGACAGACCTGAACAAAGTATTTCTCGCCAACAGCGGAGAAGCTATTTTTCAGTTGCAACCTGTGAACGTGGCAAGTGGCCGCAATACCTGGGAAGGCTTCACCGCCGCTCCCGCCAATGCCACAGCCACCGCGGTGTTCCGGCTGGACACCTTAAATTTTATCCGCCGCTTCGAACCCAACGATCAACGACTGGCCAACTGGACCGGCTTCCGCAAAACGTCTACCGGCGCTACCTACTATTTTCCCTATAAGTATAAAATCAGAGTAGGCACCCTGGGCGTAGTGACCGAATACTCCATGGTGATGCGCCTCGCCGAACAATACCTCATCCGCGCCGAAGCCCGCATCCAGCAAGGGAAACTGGACGAAGGCCGCGCCGACCTGAACGCCATCCGTGTTCGTGCAGGCATTCCCGTATTGTCCAATACGCTCAGCAAAGACGACCTGCTGAAAGCCGTGGCCAAAGAAAGACACCTGGAACTGTTCACCGAATGGGGCCACCGCTGGTTTGACCTGAAACGGACCAAACAATCTTCCGTTGTGCTGAAACCCATTAAAGGCGCCAACTGGCAGGATACAGACACCCTGTATCCCATCCCTGTAGACGCCACCAGCACCAATCCCAACCTCACTCAAAACCCGGGATACTAA
- a CDS encoding redoxin domain-containing protein yields the protein MMRIFSFAILFLLLMTGAANSARSQQRVAIAPQYPQRGDVVTVTYDPQSPTAVIPDSVSGVTLVFSYSNFYDVATRIPMHRQGHKWTTSFRLAGFATYATFYLESGELIDKPAADSHYAVTVYAGHQPVENGLLYKAYSLSAQKGKSPGLAAAQASLYQQELDLYPGNYEAKVRLLQYNMQHAPDAKTREIFRQQALQVIAQKFNNAPSNPGNLNKVTMGYLIIGENTRVDSIRQVVMKRFPGSEPGIEQLASNIRKEKDTATRIKLLEQALQKETPQNANAYTGIHEQLFQLYAAQRQTEKTLYHARKVASQRRNPWTAQTLKELATTLQSNRLAPDTARYYAKLALAQADSFPAGIIRYFPETGYIYPFVDDSTRQAVTRKAQANLLSLQGLIDLQQARLHEGAQLTDSALIISPDNETLNNATLFYTQTGNQEKLKTVQQLREKILLDKARRQLISRPAPSLQAFVDMKGQPVSPAALKDKIILIDFWATWCGPCMQEMPYLQQLYEAYKDNPKVVFMVVNSGARNTLADAQGWYGHKKYTFPVYYNTDPDVGEKFRFNIIPATYIIDAKGNIRFSNIGFEGPEIAAKLKLQLELVESASF from the coding sequence ATGATGCGTATTTTTTCATTTGCCATATTGTTCCTGCTGTTGATGACCGGCGCTGCTAACAGCGCCCGGTCACAGCAACGGGTCGCCATCGCGCCGCAATACCCGCAGCGCGGTGATGTTGTCACGGTCACATACGACCCACAGTCACCGACAGCTGTTATCCCTGACAGCGTATCCGGTGTCACGCTGGTATTCTCCTACTCTAATTTTTATGATGTAGCCACCAGAATACCCATGCACCGACAGGGCCACAAGTGGACGACCTCCTTCCGCCTGGCAGGTTTTGCCACCTATGCTACCTTTTACCTGGAAAGCGGTGAGCTCATCGACAAGCCCGCAGCAGATAGCCACTACGCAGTCACCGTATACGCCGGCCATCAGCCGGTGGAAAACGGGCTGCTGTACAAAGCCTATAGTCTGTCTGCACAGAAAGGCAAGTCACCCGGGCTCGCCGCCGCACAGGCCTCCCTGTATCAACAGGAGCTGGACCTGTACCCCGGTAACTACGAAGCGAAAGTACGCCTGCTGCAATACAACATGCAGCACGCCCCTGATGCCAAAACCAGGGAAATATTCCGCCAGCAGGCATTACAGGTGATCGCACAAAAATTTAACAACGCCCCCTCCAACCCCGGTAACCTCAACAAGGTGACCATGGGCTATCTCATTATCGGTGAAAACACCCGGGTAGACTCCATCCGCCAGGTAGTGATGAAACGCTTCCCCGGCAGCGAACCCGGCATAGAACAACTGGCCTCCAATATCCGCAAAGAGAAAGATACCGCCACCCGGATAAAACTGCTGGAACAGGCCCTGCAAAAAGAAACACCGCAAAACGCCAACGCCTATACGGGCATTCATGAACAACTGTTCCAACTGTATGCCGCACAACGACAGACCGAAAAAACGTTGTACCATGCCCGTAAGGTAGCCAGTCAACGCCGCAATCCCTGGACAGCACAAACGCTGAAAGAACTGGCCACCACGCTGCAAAGCAACCGGCTGGCGCCCGATACCGCCCGTTACTATGCAAAGCTGGCGCTGGCACAGGCCGACAGTTTTCCGGCCGGCATCATCCGGTACTTCCCGGAAACAGGCTACATCTACCCGTTTGTCGATGACAGCACCCGCCAGGCCGTAACCCGGAAGGCACAAGCCAATCTCCTTTCCCTGCAGGGCTTAATAGACCTCCAACAGGCACGCCTGCACGAAGGCGCACAGCTGACAGACAGCGCCCTGATCATCTCTCCGGACAATGAAACGCTCAACAACGCCACGCTTTTCTACACCCAAACCGGCAACCAGGAAAAGCTGAAAACCGTGCAACAGCTGCGGGAGAAAATACTGCTCGATAAAGCACGGCGCCAGCTGATCAGCCGCCCGGCCCCTTCCCTGCAGGCTTTCGTGGACATGAAAGGCCAGCCGGTATCACCCGCCGCGCTGAAAGATAAAATTATACTGATTGATTTCTGGGCCACCTGGTGCGGCCCCTGTATGCAGGAAATGCCCTACCTGCAACAGTTGTACGAGGCTTACAAAGACAATCCCAAAGTGGTGTTTATGGTGGTCAACAGCGGCGCACGCAATACCCTCGCTGATGCACAGGGCTGGTACGGCCATAAAAAATATACCTTCCCGGTATATTACAACACCGATCCCGATGTGGGAGAGAAATTCCGTTTCAATATTATCCCGGCTACCTACATCATAGATGCCAAAGGCAATATCCGTTTCAGCAACATCGGTTTTGAAGGTCCTGAAATTGCCGCTAAACTGAAGCTGCAACTGGAACTGGTGGAATCAGCCTCCTTCTGA
- a CDS encoding DUF3037 domain-containing protein produces the protein MQDQHLYEYAVIRVVPRVEREEFLNVGVMLYCKKQKFLQMRYTLDESRLRALCPAIDIAELAGYLCAIEKICAGGPQGGPIGMLDLASRFRWLTATRSTIVQTSRTHGGLCTDAAATLQRLYEQLVLL, from the coding sequence ATGCAAGATCAACACTTATATGAGTACGCCGTTATACGCGTAGTGCCACGGGTAGAGCGGGAAGAGTTTCTCAATGTAGGTGTCATGCTCTACTGTAAAAAACAGAAATTCCTGCAGATGCGTTATACGCTGGATGAATCCAGGCTGCGTGCCTTATGTCCGGCTATTGACATTGCCGAACTGGCGGGATATCTGTGCGCCATCGAAAAAATATGTGCCGGCGGCCCGCAGGGCGGCCCTATCGGTATGCTGGACCTGGCCTCCCGTTTCCGCTGGCTGACTGCCACCCGTAGCACTATTGTGCAAACGTCAAGGACCCATGGCGGCTTGTGCACAGATGCGGCCGCTACGTTACAGCGCCTGTATGAACAACTGGTGCTGTTATAA
- a CDS encoding HipA family kinase: protein MSGINNHQYSLRTVQVTRYVTPLREGGSLPALTEADDGFLYVLKFRGAGQGVKALIAELIGGEVARALGLKVPEIVFASLDQDYGRNEGDEEIQDLLKSSVGLNLALHYLSGAITFDPVVTTIDETLASKIVWLDCLLTNVDRTVRNTNMLMWNRELWLIDHGASLYFHHSWDNWEEQATRPFAKVKDHVLLPQATRIAEVDSAFRAILTPERIRTIVDLVPEEWLTGQEGVSAAERREVYAQFLTRRVASSEIFVKEAVYARSTLI, encoded by the coding sequence ATGTCAGGTATAAACAATCATCAATATTCACTCAGGACCGTACAGGTAACCCGCTACGTGACCCCTCTGCGGGAAGGCGGTTCCCTGCCTGCACTTACAGAAGCCGATGACGGTTTCCTGTATGTGCTGAAGTTCAGAGGCGCCGGTCAGGGCGTAAAAGCACTCATCGCAGAGCTGATAGGCGGGGAAGTGGCCCGGGCGCTGGGCCTTAAAGTGCCGGAAATCGTATTTGCCTCGCTGGACCAGGACTATGGCCGCAACGAAGGTGACGAGGAAATACAGGACCTGTTAAAGTCCAGCGTAGGACTGAACCTTGCGCTGCACTACCTCTCCGGCGCTATTACTTTCGATCCGGTGGTGACTACCATCGACGAAACCCTCGCCTCTAAAATAGTATGGCTCGACTGTCTGCTCACCAATGTGGACCGCACCGTCCGCAATACCAATATGCTGATGTGGAACCGGGAACTGTGGCTGATAGACCACGGCGCTTCGCTGTATTTCCATCATTCCTGGGACAACTGGGAAGAGCAGGCCACCCGGCCTTTCGCTAAAGTGAAAGACCATGTGTTGCTGCCACAGGCCACCCGGATCGCCGAGGTGGACAGCGCTTTCCGGGCCATTCTTACACCGGAGCGTATCCGTACCATTGTAGACCTGGTGCCGGAAGAGTGGCTGACCGGTCAGGAAGGTGTTTCCGCAGCGGAAAGACGCGAAGTATATGCACAGTTTTTAACCAGGAGGGTAGCCTCTTCCGAAATTTTTGTAAAAGAAGCAGTATATGCAAGATCAACACTTATATGA